Proteins from a genomic interval of Gluconacetobacter diazotrophicus PA1 5:
- a CDS encoding L-threonylcarbamoyladenylate synthase — protein MTERLEANDAGIARAADLLRAGGLVAFGTETVYGLGADATNDTAVARIFAAKERPRFNPLISHFPDAEAAFAQAAPNDVARRLAERFWPGPLTMVLPRQPGSTISDLAAAGLPSVAVRVPRGAITTALLRAVGRPVAAPSANLSGRVSPSDAYHVLRGLSGRIDAVLDSGPCPVGVESTVLDLTGTAPMLLRPGGVTVEALSEVCGPISHPDDYADTLPLSPGRLASHYAPGLPVRLDAHDVAADEALLAFGPELPGAGLVWNLSPAGRLDEAAARLFAGLRFLDSEGARRGLVRIAAMPIPRVGLGMAIRDRLRRAASPRPA, from the coding sequence ATGACAGAGCGTCTGGAGGCAAACGACGCCGGCATCGCCCGGGCGGCCGATCTGCTGCGGGCGGGGGGATTGGTGGCATTCGGGACCGAGACCGTCTACGGCCTGGGCGCGGACGCCACCAACGACACCGCCGTGGCACGCATCTTCGCCGCCAAGGAACGCCCGCGCTTCAACCCGCTGATCAGCCATTTCCCCGATGCCGAGGCGGCCTTCGCCCAGGCCGCGCCCAACGACGTGGCGCGGCGCCTGGCCGAACGGTTCTGGCCCGGGCCGCTGACGATGGTGCTGCCGCGCCAGCCAGGCAGCACCATTTCGGACCTCGCCGCCGCCGGCCTGCCGTCGGTGGCGGTGCGCGTGCCGCGCGGCGCCATCACCACCGCCCTGCTGCGCGCCGTGGGCCGGCCGGTGGCGGCGCCTTCGGCCAACCTGTCGGGCCGGGTCAGCCCCTCGGACGCCTATCACGTGCTGCGGGGCCTGTCCGGCCGCATCGATGCGGTCCTGGATTCCGGCCCCTGTCCGGTCGGGGTCGAAAGCACGGTGCTGGACCTGACGGGCACCGCGCCGATGCTGCTGCGTCCCGGCGGCGTGACGGTCGAGGCGTTGAGCGAGGTCTGCGGCCCGATCTCGCACCCCGACGATTATGCCGACACGCTGCCGCTGTCGCCCGGCCGCCTGGCCTCGCACTACGCCCCGGGCCTGCCGGTGCGGCTGGACGCCCATGACGTGGCGGCGGACGAGGCCCTGCTGGCCTTCGGGCCGGAACTGCCCGGCGCCGGCCTGGTGTGGAACCTCAGCCCCGCCGGACGGCTGGACGAGGCCGCCGCCCGCCTGTTCGCCGGCCTGCGCTTCCTGGACAGCGAGGGCGCGCGGCGCGGCCTGGTCCGCATCGCCGCGATGCCGATCCCGCGCGTCGGGCTGGGCATGGCCATCCGCGACCGGCTGCGCCGCGCGGCCTCTCCCCGGCCGGCATGA
- a CDS encoding FAD-binding oxidoreductase, translating to MTACPAPTADLLDRLAHLLGPSGILTAPSDTDPYCTDWRALYHGRTAAVLRPADTAELAQAVTLCAQAGVAMVPQGGNTSMVGGATPDDSGREVVICLSRMNRVRRIDPLDHTMEVEAGVTLKAAQDAAREAGLMLPLSISSEGSAQIGGVLATNAGGNNTVRYGNARELVLGLEVVLPDGSVFHGLRRLRKDNTGYALRQLFVGSEGTLGFITAAILQLQPQPRATEAALCAVADAKGALALFAAFRAQDPALIQAFEYMSGAGMDLVTRLVPGASLPLAEPAPAYVLVELATPRANADLRGALEDVLGAALEDGTVTDAVIAESEGQRMALWKLREEHAEAQRRAGASVKNDVSVPVSHVPELIDRATAACAALIPGIRPAPFGHIGDGNIHFNLVQPEGMDPAAFLALDHRIMDTVGAIVRDLDGSFSAEHGVGRLKPYMMPDWRGGAELATMRRIKDAIDPRGLLNPGAIFPPDTGNPARVTPDA from the coding sequence ATGACCGCCTGCCCCGCCCCGACCGCCGACCTGCTGGACCGTCTGGCACATCTGCTGGGTCCCTCGGGCATCCTGACCGCCCCGTCGGACACCGATCCGTACTGCACGGACTGGCGGGCGCTCTATCACGGCCGCACCGCCGCCGTGCTGCGCCCCGCCGACACCGCCGAACTGGCCCAGGCGGTCACGCTGTGCGCCCAGGCGGGGGTGGCGATGGTGCCGCAGGGGGGCAACACAAGCATGGTGGGGGGCGCCACCCCGGACGACAGCGGGCGCGAGGTCGTGATCTGCCTGTCGCGCATGAACCGCGTGCGCCGGATCGATCCGCTGGACCACACGATGGAAGTCGAGGCCGGGGTGACGCTGAAGGCCGCGCAGGACGCCGCGCGCGAGGCCGGGCTGATGCTGCCGCTGTCGATTTCATCGGAAGGCTCGGCCCAGATCGGCGGCGTGCTGGCCACCAATGCCGGCGGCAACAACACCGTGCGCTACGGCAACGCGCGGGAACTGGTCCTGGGGCTGGAGGTCGTGCTGCCGGACGGCAGCGTGTTCCACGGGCTGCGCCGCCTGCGCAAGGACAACACCGGATACGCCCTGCGCCAGCTGTTCGTGGGGTCCGAGGGCACGCTGGGCTTCATCACCGCCGCCATCCTGCAGCTTCAGCCGCAGCCGCGCGCGACCGAGGCCGCCCTGTGCGCGGTCGCCGACGCCAAGGGCGCGCTGGCGCTGTTCGCGGCCTTCCGCGCGCAGGACCCGGCGCTGATCCAGGCGTTCGAATACATGTCCGGCGCCGGCATGGACCTGGTCACGCGACTGGTCCCGGGCGCCAGCCTGCCGCTGGCCGAACCGGCACCGGCCTACGTGCTGGTCGAACTGGCCACCCCGCGCGCCAATGCCGACCTGCGCGGGGCGCTGGAGGACGTGCTGGGCGCGGCGCTGGAGGACGGCACGGTCACCGATGCGGTGATCGCCGAGAGCGAGGGCCAGCGCATGGCCCTGTGGAAGCTGCGCGAGGAACATGCCGAGGCCCAGCGCCGCGCCGGCGCCAGCGTGAAGAACGACGTCTCGGTCCCGGTCTCGCACGTGCCGGAACTGATCGACCGGGCCACCGCCGCCTGCGCGGCCCTGATCCCGGGCATCCGCCCGGCGCCGTTCGGCCATATCGGCGACGGGAACATCCATTTCAACCTGGTCCAGCCCGAAGGCATGGACCCGGCCGCCTTCCTGGCACTGGACCACCGGATCATGGATACGGTGGGGGCCATCGTGCGCGACCTGGACGGCTCCTTCTCCGCCGAACACGGGGTGGGGCGGCTGAAGCCCTACATGATGCCGGACTGGCGCGGCGGCGCCGAACTGGCCACGATGCGCCGGATCAAGGACGCGATCGACCCGCGCGGCCTGCTGAACCCCGGCGCCATATTTCCCCCCGATACGGGGAATCCGGCCCGCGTGACCCCGGACGCATGA
- the lptF gene encoding LPS export ABC transporter permease LptF, with the protein MRMSFARSVTRLQPRSRLPMLDRYVLRQLLVALLATTGGLSALIWLTQSLHFVSLVVERGLSLRVFIGLTSLLVPSFVAVILPITTFIVVQFVYQRLAGDRELTVMRAAGLSPFFIARAGLLCATISVVSCMILNIWIVPLSFHAFKQYEFQIRNRMAAFMLQEGVFTPVSPTMTVYVRSRDRDGTLHGIVVEDDRQPDNPSTVLAQRGTMLVVDNQPRVVLYDGSRQEIDRKSGRLNVLTFSRNTIDLTSSRGDQARFRDATEMSLHELLHPDPQEVAPRDRGKFAVEAWRRLTAPFTAFSFAMVGLVAVLRGAFSRHGNIIRPAVAILSVVSLLALSLMVQNLASRNTSLIPLMWVEAILPGIACALMLFLPELKWRDAGAQPGLDAPAMTETGRS; encoded by the coding sequence ATGCGTATGTCGTTCGCCCGATCCGTCACCCGACTGCAGCCGAGATCGCGCCTGCCGATGCTCGACCGCTATGTCCTGCGGCAATTGCTCGTGGCCCTGCTGGCCACGACGGGCGGCCTGTCGGCGCTGATCTGGCTGACCCAGTCGCTGCATTTCGTCTCGCTGGTGGTCGAGCGCGGGCTGTCGCTGCGGGTCTTCATCGGGCTGACCAGCCTGCTGGTCCCCTCCTTCGTCGCCGTCATCCTGCCGATCACGACCTTCATCGTCGTGCAGTTCGTCTATCAGCGGCTGGCCGGGGACAGGGAACTGACGGTCATGCGCGCCGCCGGCCTGTCGCCCTTCTTCATCGCGCGGGCGGGGCTGCTCTGCGCCACCATCTCGGTGGTGTCGTGCATGATCCTGAACATCTGGATCGTGCCGCTGTCCTTCCATGCCTTCAAGCAGTACGAATTCCAGATCCGCAACCGAATGGCGGCCTTCATGCTGCAGGAGGGCGTGTTCACCCCCGTATCGCCCACCATGACCGTCTATGTCCGCTCCCGCGATCGCGACGGTACGCTGCACGGCATCGTGGTCGAGGACGACCGCCAGCCCGACAATCCGTCGACCGTCCTGGCCCAGCGCGGCACGATGCTGGTCGTCGACAACCAGCCGCGCGTGGTCCTGTATGACGGCTCGCGGCAGGAGATCGACCGCAAGAGCGGACGGCTGAACGTCCTGACCTTCAGCCGCAACACGATCGACCTGACATCCTCCCGCGGGGACCAGGCGCGCTTTCGCGACGCGACGGAAATGTCGCTGCATGAACTGCTGCACCCCGACCCGCAGGAGGTCGCCCCCCGCGACCGCGGCAAGTTCGCGGTCGAGGCCTGGCGCCGGCTGACCGCGCCGTTCACCGCGTTCTCCTTCGCCATGGTCGGGCTGGTCGCCGTGCTGCGGGGCGCCTTCTCCCGCCATGGCAACATCATCCGCCCGGCGGTCGCGATCCTCAGCGTCGTCAGCCTGCTGGCGCTCAGCCTGATGGTGCAGAACCTGGCCAGCCGCAATACCAGCCTGATCCCCCTGATGTGGGTCGAGGCGATCCTGCCCGGGATCGCCTGCGCGCTGATGCTGTTCCTGCCGGAACTGAAATGGCGCGATGCCGGCGCCCAGCCCGGCCTCGACGCGCCGGCCATGACGGAAACGGGCCGGTCATGA
- the lptG gene encoding LPS export ABC transporter permease LptG: MTVSVTLSFYIARQFTLAVMAMILSLTGLVSLFDFIDLLRRVATRPDVPTSLASEIALLHVPYFMIEILPFGVLLGGIVCFWRLTRSSELIVARAAGISAWQFLTGPLSCALLIGILATGALSPLSSIMYRQAETLDHVYLRSGGPLNLSDGALWLRQADSGLVPHGVAILHARSVHLQGGVLRIGGISLFRLDDTDHLIVRIEAPEGYLGRKVWIFQDARTIRPDRLPVPAGRFVMPTDLTVPRVQESFASPDTLSVWALPGFIALLERSGFSSIRHRLHFQTLLTLPILAGTMALVAAGFSMRPTRRGGVARMIGSGVAAGFALFTISKVAAQFGESGAMPPLLAAWAPTGAGLCLAVSLLLHLEDG; the protein is encoded by the coding sequence ATGACGGTTTCCGTCACCCTGTCCTTCTATATCGCCCGGCAGTTCACGCTGGCGGTCATGGCGATGATCCTGTCGCTGACGGGGCTGGTCTCGCTGTTCGATTTCATCGACCTGCTGCGCCGCGTGGCCACCCGGCCCGACGTGCCGACCAGCCTGGCCAGCGAGATCGCGCTGCTGCACGTCCCCTATTTCATGATCGAGATCCTGCCCTTCGGCGTGCTGCTGGGCGGGATCGTGTGCTTCTGGCGGCTGACCCGGTCGTCCGAGCTGATCGTGGCGCGCGCGGCCGGGATTTCGGCCTGGCAGTTCCTGACCGGCCCGCTGTCCTGCGCGCTGCTGATCGGCATCCTGGCCACCGGGGCCCTGTCGCCGCTGTCGTCCATCATGTATCGCCAGGCGGAAACGCTGGACCACGTCTATCTGCGCAGCGGCGGCCCGCTGAACCTGTCGGACGGCGCGCTGTGGCTGCGCCAGGCCGATTCCGGCCTGGTTCCCCACGGGGTCGCGATCCTGCATGCCCGCAGCGTCCACCTGCAGGGCGGGGTCCTGCGGATCGGCGGCATCAGCCTGTTCCGGCTGGACGATACCGACCATCTGATCGTCCGGATCGAAGCCCCCGAGGGCTATCTCGGCCGGAAGGTCTGGATTTTCCAGGATGCCAGGACGATCCGCCCCGACCGCCTGCCCGTCCCGGCGGGCCGGTTCGTCATGCCGACCGACCTGACCGTTCCCCGCGTGCAGGAAAGCTTCGCCTCGCCCGACACGCTGTCGGTCTGGGCGCTGCCCGGCTTCATCGCCCTGCTGGAACGTTCGGGCTTTTCGTCCATCCGCCACCGGCTGCATTTCCAGACCCTGCTGACATTGCCCATCCTGGCCGGCACCATGGCGCTGGTGGCGGCGGGCTTTTCGATGCGGCCGACGCGGCGCGGCGGCGTCGCGCGCATGATCGGCAGCGGCGTCGCCGCGGGGTTCGCCCTGTTCACGATCTCGAAGGTGGCCGCGCAATTCGGCGAATCCGGGGCGATGCCGCCGCTGCTGGCCGCCTGGGCCCCGACCGGAGCAGGACTCTGCCTTGCAGTTTCTCTGCTGCTTCATCTAGAAGACGGATGA
- a CDS encoding LPS-assembly protein LptD: protein MMPILMSRRLFRPARGQRSQARGTLLAAGLLGSTFLGAVIQVHRAHAQVQAKPIKITTGSPMSQSAPVTFQADTVTYDNARGIVTWTGNVQIWQEDHVLRADTVTYDRNTGIAAAHGHVAMVEPDGTVIFSDYAELSNGMRDGIMTRLHMLMTENAKLAANGMRRTGAKVNDMARAVYTACNICAQHPERPPFWQLRAYDAIDDTEHKRIDFRDAYLDMFGIPVMYMPAFSMSDPSVKRQSGFLTPGITPHDRYLGAYVTIPYYWVIDKQSDMTIQGLLSTRTGPQVSTQYRNALNFGTLNILAGLAYDTNRQGSYVNTFGNTTGTSDEHGIQGYIFAQAQASITRAWRAGANINLATSADYMRDYRVSGYGQEMLTSNVYLEGFGTGSYSRVDAQAYQGLNQGVIRDNELPWVLPRYTYSYFGQPDAWGGRLAVDTTDFYVYRASGVSDQRGQLSLNWDRPFRNHLGQLWKLTLHLESAIHRATSLNQQPIYAPTTTRQQITGQVLPTVALKMNWPFLRGFMNGKGTQILEPIAQVIAAPNTGNSRNSNLPNEDSLSYEFTDSTLFAINRYPGTDRLDGGLRGNFGVHGNWTWNGHEIDTLVGESLQEHIDHNRIPYSGLNHHFSDVVARARFAPNQYIDFTGRTRIDPYAGRIDFGDALVSTGVKHFHLTSGYVYEPVTPYYYYATNIQTASPNAAYYVRTNEVTVGANTNWQNYSLSAFVRRSLSRQQFVSMGGNAGYNNDCFGFNLMYIKQYTSIGGQQRNSTIMFTLTFKTIGAFGIRG from the coding sequence ATGATGCCGATCCTGATGTCCCGTCGCCTGTTTCGCCCTGCCCGGGGCCAGCGTTCGCAGGCGCGTGGCACATTGCTGGCTGCCGGCCTGCTGGGCAGCACGTTCCTGGGCGCGGTCATCCAGGTTCACCGCGCCCATGCGCAGGTCCAGGCCAAGCCGATCAAGATCACGACCGGCAGCCCCATGTCGCAGTCGGCCCCCGTCACGTTCCAGGCGGACACCGTCACCTACGACAACGCGCGGGGCATCGTGACCTGGACCGGCAACGTCCAGATCTGGCAGGAAGACCACGTCCTGCGCGCCGATACGGTGACGTACGACCGCAATACCGGCATCGCCGCCGCCCACGGCCACGTCGCGATGGTGGAACCCGACGGCACGGTCATCTTCAGCGACTACGCCGAACTCAGCAACGGCATGCGCGACGGCATCATGACCCGCCTGCATATGCTGATGACCGAAAACGCCAAGCTGGCGGCCAACGGCATGCGGCGCACCGGGGCCAAGGTCAACGACATGGCGCGCGCCGTCTACACGGCCTGCAACATCTGCGCCCAGCATCCCGAACGGCCGCCCTTCTGGCAGTTGCGGGCCTATGACGCGATCGACGATACCGAACACAAGCGCATCGACTTCCGTGACGCCTATCTGGACATGTTCGGCATTCCGGTCATGTACATGCCCGCCTTTTCGATGTCCGACCCGTCGGTCAAGCGGCAGAGCGGCTTCCTGACGCCGGGGATCACGCCGCATGACCGCTATCTGGGCGCCTATGTCACCATCCCCTATTACTGGGTGATCGACAAACAGTCCGACATGACGATCCAGGGTCTGCTGTCCACCCGGACGGGCCCCCAGGTCAGCACCCAGTACCGCAACGCGCTGAATTTCGGCACGCTGAACATCCTGGCCGGCCTGGCCTACGACACCAACCGCCAGGGGTCGTACGTGAACACCTTCGGCAACACCACGGGCACGTCCGACGAGCACGGCATACAGGGCTACATCTTCGCCCAGGCGCAGGCGTCGATCACGCGCGCCTGGCGCGCGGGGGCGAACATCAACCTGGCCACGTCGGCCGACTACATGCGCGACTATCGCGTGTCCGGCTACGGCCAGGAAATGCTGACCTCGAACGTCTATCTCGAAGGGTTCGGAACCGGGTCCTATTCGCGCGTCGACGCCCAGGCCTACCAGGGCCTGAACCAGGGCGTCATCCGCGACAACGAACTGCCGTGGGTGCTGCCGCGCTACACCTACAGCTATTTCGGCCAGCCCGACGCGTGGGGCGGCCGGCTGGCGGTGGATACCACCGATTTCTACGTCTATCGCGCATCCGGCGTCTCGGACCAGCGCGGGCAGCTCTCGCTGAACTGGGACCGGCCGTTCCGCAACCATCTGGGCCAGCTCTGGAAGCTGACCCTGCACCTGGAATCGGCCATCCACCGGGCGACCAGCCTGAACCAGCAGCCGATCTACGCCCCGACCACGACCCGCCAGCAGATCACGGGCCAGGTCCTGCCGACGGTCGCGCTGAAGATGAACTGGCCGTTCCTGCGGGGCTTCATGAACGGCAAGGGCACCCAGATCCTAGAACCCATCGCCCAGGTCATCGCGGCGCCCAACACCGGCAACAGCCGCAACAGCAACCTGCCGAACGAAGACAGCCTGTCCTACGAATTCACCGATTCGACGCTGTTCGCGATCAACCGCTACCCGGGGACCGACCGGCTGGACGGCGGCCTGCGCGGCAATTTCGGCGTGCATGGCAACTGGACGTGGAACGGGCATGAAATCGATACGCTGGTCGGCGAAAGCCTCCAGGAGCATATCGACCACAACCGCATTCCCTATTCCGGGCTGAACCACCATTTTTCCGACGTGGTGGCGCGCGCGCGCTTCGCGCCGAACCAGTATATCGACTTCACCGGCCGCACCCGGATCGACCCGTATGCCGGCCGGATCGATTTCGGCGACGCGCTGGTCAGCACCGGGGTAAAGCATTTCCACCTGACCAGCGGCTATGTCTACGAACCGGTGACGCCGTATTATTATTATGCCACCAACATCCAGACGGCGAGCCCCAACGCGGCCTATTATGTGCGCACGAACGAGGTGACGGTCGGTGCCAACACCAACTGGCAGAACTACAGCCTGTCGGCCTTCGTCCGCCGCAGCCTGTCGCGCCAGCAATTCGTCAGCATGGGCGGCAACGCCGGCTACAACAATGACTGTTTCGGCTTCAACCTGATGTATATCAAGCAATATACGTCGATCGGCGGCCAACAGCGCAATTCGACCATCATGTTCACCCTGACCTTCAAGACCATCGGTGCCTTTGGTATTCGTGGCTGA